gctgttagtgtactttgtaaaattttagttatgaattttgtgaaatatttttgttttgcaaaatccataactacaggtctaAGATGGTGGTTTGGATCGTGAcgttataggctataacgcaagcattttagccggaacgcacAAACTGTAATACAACGGTATGTAAATTCCGTACAAAAAAACGTTAgtttttgagtgcggaattgacgttgcgctacaggctaaaatgcttgtgttatagccATACCGCAGTGacgtgtaatacaggagacctgcgattccacgcgcaatggcacatttttctgtagtaaagccttaccgcaaaactcgtaatctagctgtctgtttgcacatgtgcagactggggtagtctggcctcttgtattcctttaaagaaacattaaacacttataaatggtaatataaaataaattgtttatataaaaaaaacctctatcaatatactttaattatttattgtgtccccttttcctgtaattccattgtgtGGCTGCACActctgacctatttataactgtccctaattggcaacagcagagaaggtaacctaagttacaacatggcagctcccattgatttatagacactaaaactttacacttattttgtcaatatttaaacaactaatgaaactttaaaaaatacatctacatgttattctcagactaatcttttctttggatacatcattctatctagcatttgcttagtgtttaatgtccctttaaggtagtttagCACAGATTCAACTTAgttgctattgcaaagaatgatttttcTATAATGATTGTTGatgtaaaactgataatccaccttttaaaagcatgtgacatcatagaagcttagggagagaatgaaaagtaaataaaagctcacataaattgcataAAAGTATTAACTCAAGCCTCACTGGGAGAAAGTCAAACAAGCACAATTGTTAGATGTACTGTATTTACAGCAAAAGGCTggaaaaataatgaatgtatattgcaataatattttacttgcaataatgaaacattttgtgctttgttaaaatgtcaagtttaatggtcctttaacaaaatTGAAATTATGATCCTTTACCaatgaaactgtaaaacaataatcAAATTATCTCACTTATCTGTGACTATTTCTTATAATTTACTGACTCCGACATCATAAAAGGAAAGATAGGAATCACTGAATTGTGCTGGTGAAAAGGACTTTATACTTGGTCAGAGAACacaagaaaaacaaataaataataaccaTGCCTGTTATATTGCTACACACTCCCTGAACAGGAACTAAACACATCTGTTATATCAGTGAAATACCTGCAATATGTTGATGTAGGAAAACATAATATAACCATTTAGATTACACCCTgaactatatgcccacatcagacattAGATTATGTCTAATCAAGTATGTGCcaactttttaaacaaatattttactgGACATTTAATATAAAAACTGCACTGCTCAATTAAatattggacacctggcaaccttaaagggacatgaaacacattttttttctttcatgatttaggtagaacatataattttaaacaactttacagtttacttctattatcaaatgtgcttcattctctttgtatcatttgttgaaggagcagcaatgcactactggtttctaactgagcacatgagtgagccaatgacaatcgttatatatatatatatatatatatatatatatatatatgcagccaccaatcagaagctagaacctaggttcttagtTGCTCCTAAACGTTACTAGATAAACCTTTTTtagcaatgaataacaagagaaggaagcaaattaaataatagaagtaaattggaaagttgtttaacattttatgctctgtctaaatcatgaatgtctaattatgactgtactgtccctttaaccaccagaCACAATTTGCATATAAGAAACAGAGCAATTGGCTAATTTACCTCAGAACATTTAGTAACATTTCAGTATATTAACTGTGCTGTGTAGAAGTCAGTATTTCTAGCTCCTGATTCTGACCCAGCCATACCATACCCAGAATGCAGCATGAAGAGGTTCAGTGAAGGTGGCAGAGAAGGTATGTATGTGTCGTATTGGGTCACACAGCTCATAAAAAGACAGTAGCCCATTCTCGTAGTCCAAGTATATTCCTATTCGCTGACAGGATAATGTGTGAGGTATAGAGATTCGTGCTGAATCATGTATTctcaataaaactttattaaaccaGCACAAGCACCaggatttattattatttccaATCCTAGAGAGATCTCCTTTCTTTTTTATACTAGGATAACACATTCCTACACTCCACCACCCTGACTTGCTGGTCTCTACTTCCCAGTAATGTTTTCCTGACAAAAAACTCCTGGTACTTAACACCTGAGCGTACTGGAATCTCTCTGGTGTTTCTGGCCGCCGTTGGTGTATTTCTGTCCAGGAGGCCGTTTGCAAGTCATCTGATACAGTTACATAATTTGAAGCTATGTTTAAATCCAGTAATAAGCAGGAAGCCTCCTGCATACAGAGTTctctatttaattttatttcattgacaATATCAGTAGATATATTTACACCTTGTATTAGGTCAGACATTTCCTGTACACAGAaccatctttttatttttataacagtcAGAATATCAGCCAAACCTTTGTATAAAGTCGCTGAGATCAGCCCCTCATCTAAATCGCCTCCCCCTGGAACCTGTTTTTCATCTATATGTGTTCCTTCATCATCTCCTTTCTCAGAACCACAAAACTCAGAATAATGTGATTCATCTTCTTGTACAACAGTTAATGGATCAATTGTGTTGCACAAGTCTTCAATGTGATACATCTTACTAGACAGCTCTTCCTTCTCTTTTTCCAGTTGCTGGATATGATCAGTGATTAGAAGTAAAACCCTGTTTGCTTGCTGGTTGATCTCACTTACAACTTGCTTTTCTAGGTCTTCCAGTTGTTTTCTGATGTCCTTAATCATGTCAGTAACTCGTTCTGTAataccagctgctttctcttgcatgCATCTCTTGTTGTCTTCAAGACCTAAGACAGTTTCCTCATTCTTATTTTTCTTTGAGGTCAAGTTCTTCAGAATATTTctaagtttctttttctttttctcagaaGTCTCATTCAACAGCTCCATCTGGTGTCCCTTGTGCTCTTCGGCCAAGGAACATATCACACAGATACTGGCAGCTTCTTCATAGCAGTAATATTCAAAGGACTTCTTGTGAATGGGGCATTTTCTGTTACTCCAAGAAGTGGTGGGTTTAGTTAAGATGTGTTCCTCAGACTTGCTGTGTACCCTCAGGTGAGTATCACAGAATGAAGCTTCACATAGCAGGCATGATTTATTGGCAGGTACAGAATAATCAACACAGTAAGTGCAGAAGATCCCAATCTCAGTCTCTGGTTCAGTAGATCTGAATtgctctgctatattacacaccttAACATTTCTTTTAAGTGCAGGCTTTCTCTTAAACTGTTGTCTACATTCAGGGCAAGAAGCATCTTCATCATTCTGGCCATCCCATGTTTTAGTAATGCAGAAATTGCAGAAGATATGTCCgcagctcagggttacaggatctATATACATATTCTTGCAAATAGAGCAGTTTGAATTCTCACTCAGATCTCTGGATGCCATGCTTGAATCTAGCAGAAGGAAATAAAACTATCCTTAAAATGTAGTAAGTTTATCACTGGGACTTTAGCTTCCTTGTTAATGGTTAACCCCATAAATTCCATACTGTAGCAACCAGCATGTTAAGGGAAATTATGTATATGAAATAAGTTCCTCTTATCTGCCCATCCCTGTAAAGCATATTAGCTTAATATTCTATCTAAAACATTACAGGCTCTATCTCAACagcaatattatttatattttctctcttctttccctttcctcCGTATTTTAATTTAGTTACAGTGTTCCAACAGTATTCTTTTGTAGTTCACCAAAACGGAGATATTCCTGTATTGCATCATTTCTTTATTTAGGGGAATGGTATAAAGTGGATTTAATTTTCCTCCCTAAGTTTAATTATTGTAACTTTTGCAAATATTCCTATGTTACATAAATTTCAGTTTTCAATAAAGACTTGAGAGCTAGGGAAATATTCATAATCTAACAACAGTTTATTGAATGTCTGACAAGTGGATCAAACCCTCTTATGAGagaatatgattcagatagagcatgcaattttaagcaactttctaatttactcctattagctaatgttattcattttcttggtatctttatttgaaaagcaagaatgtacgtttagatgccggcccattttggtgaacaacctgggctgttctagctgattggtggatacattcatccaccaataaacaagtgctgcccaaggttctggactttctttttcaaataaagatagcaaaagaacaaagttaaattgatagtaggagtaaattagaaagttgcttaaattgcatgctctatctgaatcacgaaagaaaaacatgtgggttcactgtccctttaatatagttcaaATGAAACTTTTCATGAATCTgggcatttaatttttaacaactttcaagtttacttgtattttctaattgttttcatcctttgttcaaaagcatacctaggtaggctcagggcatATGCACTCTAGGTAGgtgtctgctgattggtggctgcacagatctACCTCTAGTATTTAAAGAACCAGATTTGTTCAGTTAGTTCAACGGAGCTGGTGatcactatgtgtttaactaatttgCAGGGGGAAACATAGCTATATACAAGCAACAGTAAattaataaattaagtaaataataataattaagagcATTTACTTTTAcacctttgtgtccctttaaccactgaaATGATAAGGTTCTCCTGCAGGCTTATAATCTTACATAAAAATCTTACAAGTATTTGACTAATGTGTTTAATTCCCGTTCTATTCTATGTATAACAGCATAATAGATGTGCCTTgttactaagagaataaagcaaatttgataatagaaataacattgaaaagttatttaaaatctatattttatctgaatcataaaggaaaaatgttgtgtttcatatccctttaggacTTGATTCTCTAAAATTTGCTGGCATGAAGAAAACTATCAAACGGAACCTCAGGGGAGGAGCCCTTACTCAATTCTCTAAAAAATGGACCAGAACCTATAAGTCCCATTGAGCTGTCTCCCATATAGAAAGTAATTAATGGAGAATCTCATTGGTGAGGGTGAATTTGACAGGAAACACTTGACACTGATAGCAACATTTTTTTGAAGCACATATGAAATTGATTTGTTTTCTGTGTATTTtactttaaattcatttttttttaaaaataaaacaatgagatTGCAGATGTAACATACAGTacctcaaaaaagtgagtacactcctcacatttttgtaaatattttattatatcttttcatgtgacaacactgaagaaatgacactttgatacaatgtaaagtagtgagtgtgcaacctgtataacagtgtaaatttgctgtccccttaaaataattcaacacacagccattaatgtctaaactgttggcaacaaaagtgagtagaccccaagtggaaatgtccaaattgggcccaattagccattttccctccccggtgtcatgtgactcattagtgtcactaggtctcaggtgtgaatggggagcaggtgtgttaaatgtggtgttacactctctcatactggtcactggaagttcaatatgacacctcatggcaaagaactctctgaggatctgaaaaaaagaagttgctctacataaagatggcctacgctattagaagattgccaagaccctgaaactgagctgcagcatggtgggcaagaccacacagcagtttcacaggacaggttccactcagaacaggcctcgccatggttgaccaaagaagttgagtacacgtgctcagcgtcatatccagaggttgtctttgggaaataaacgtataaatgctgccagcattgctgcagaggttgaaggggtgggggggtcagcctgtcagtgctcaaaccattcgccgcacactgcatcacatTGTTCTGCAtgtctgtcatcccagaaggaagcctcttctaaagatgatgcacaagaaagctcacaaacagtttgctgaagacaagcagactaaggacatagattaatagaaccatgtcctgtggtccgatgagaccaagataaacttatttggttcaaattgtgtcaagcgtgtgtggcggcaaccaggtgaggagtacaaagacaagtgcgtcatgcctacagtcaagcatgtggtgggagtatcatggtctgggcctgcatgagtgctgccagcactgggaagctatagttcattgagggaaccatgaatgccaacatgtactgttatatactgaagcagagcatgatcccctcccttcggagactgggccgtagggcagtattcaaacatgattacgaccccaaacacacctccaagacaaccactgtcttgctaatgaagcttagggtaaaggtgatggactggccaagcatgtatccagacctaaaccctattgagcatctgtggggcatcctcaaatggaaggtggaggagtgcaaggtctctaacatccaccagctccataatttcatcatggaggagtggaagaggactccagtggcaacctgtgaagctctggtgaactccatgccaaagagggttaaggcagtgttggaaaataatggtggccacaaaaaatattgacactttgggcacaatttggtCATTTCCGCTTAGGGatgtacttttgttgccaacggtttagacattaatggctgtgtgttgagttattttgaggggacagaaaacttacactgttatacaggctgtacactcacaactttacactgtagcaaagtgtcatttcttcagtgttgtcacatgaaaagatataataaaatatttacaaaaatgtgaggggtgtactcacttttgtgagatactgtacaataATCACTATTGAGAAAACTGTTCAGCCCACTTGACAAGGCAGATAGACTAattttaatatagaaaaataaagtaCTCTTTGAAAGTTGTATGTTTTCGTGCAATTATAACTTTATATTTTGAAATTAAGTTGTACAttagatattatttttttagaacaaaaaaagaaggTGTTACATAAAACAATCCCATCTATGTTCAACATTTTCACAACATGAGCAGCACTCTCTTGTACTAGAAGATGCAGGCTGAATTTATAGCAGTTGCCCAACACACTGACACTCCAGTACATACTTGGGCTCCAGTGGCAGGATCCAGAACTATCTCCCATGATATTAAGACTAAGGAGGTtgtcattttaataaacttttaattaaaacattaaaaaaatagacTATACCAATCATAAGGTCTCAAAATGCAACACAATTCTCAGAAGATGTTCATCAGGCATGTTAACAACAATGAACATAGCATTTGAGTTTGTTGAACATCTATGGAGTGGTTTCATGTGTATATTGAAAACACAATATGGAACCCTCTTGTTTTGTTCTAGATAATTATCCTGTTGTCTTCATATGAAGATCAGAAGAGCTGCCTTTTAAAAATCTAGTGCCTCGTTATTTCTCCTTTTATTCCCATTTTTGTAGAACAAATGTTTAATTGCCAAATACAAATTTTTCCTGCATACCTTAAGTAACAAATTTTTGGAGGAATTTAAATTTGCGTTAtgttgcatacttttttttttataatattttattgagatgtttagaaacatacaaaaataaaatagtgtCATGTCACAGAAATGAAAAAGTTAATGACAAATTTTAGAgcaaatgaacaataaatacatgaaATTGTAGCTATTAATACATATATCTAAGAAACCTCTTTCTTTGTCTTATACGAGAACATTTAGCATTTGAGTAACTACTATAATGGCCGGTCATGGACCACCTGGAAACTTATTGTGATAACATAAATGGTAGGTACACTGGAGGCAACTCTTGGACCATTTGGTTAACGTGTACTGTAATAGTCAAACAACTGATAAAATAATGATGTGGTAGTATAACAAACTGCAACATAGCAGATACATTTTTTACTTCAAATATTCAGTAAATTTAAGGAGTATGTTTATCTGTGGCAAAGATGGATGTATGACTTTATGCTGCACCCCCGCTTGTTAGAACGCCCCCTAACAGGTGTAGGTAAGGTATTTATTGGCAGCAAGAGCTTAGTATAGAACAGCCTGATGAAGCGGCATATCTagccgggaaacgcgttgctgttgtttcatTTAACAATAAAATACGGACTACCATTTTATCTGCTCTGTCCTGTGTCTCTGTATCATCACCATATTATTTTCCAAGAGTGACTTTTTGCTCCACTTCCACCCCATCCGTTACCTGCAGTAGCAGTGTGTACAGTTCGTAGCCATACGGAATCAGTGGAGGCTTGCCGATTGCTGACTGTCGATTGGTGGACACGGAGTGATGTCTTCTAGCTGgagtgtgtctgtcgggcgactctgaatAGTCCCGATCCACGCCTAGAGGCACGATCTCGGTGCCGCTTGCTCTGTGAGTATTTGGCTCAAGGGGGTGGGTCTTAAACGTAGCGACTCTTCTTACCTGGTcatacgatactgttttatgtgttGTGGTTCCTCTCCTCTTTTACTCTTTCATAGCTTGAGATCCATCTGGAACAATACTGGGATTTCCATTGGGAGTGCGGCCATCATTTAGAAACCCTTTTAACTACAATCAACCAACTAGCATCAGCGTACCCTCTGAGGACTCTTCTATCCTCtctacattatacactcattttttctttgcataaatgttttgtagatgatttatttatatagcccataaagtttttttttacaaaaatgtatagttttgcttatttttaaataacattgttctgattttcagactcctaaccaagccccaaagttttttgaGAATACCATGAGCTACCtctactccagcttgttcctgtttgtttaaagggtcttttcatatgcaaaagaagggggggtgtcttattttctacttgcagtgggctttccagctaccttttcaacaaagctaaacagagcttctaagtaagtttttaaacagttttatactggatttttatatcaatatctgtgcatcttattctttatagtagtgtctattacatgcagttatatgaaaatgagtgtatactgtccctttaagatatataagGCAAAGGGAATAGATTGTGTTGACTATTAGCAGGTGAGATCTCTCTCATCCATTATTAAGAACCCCCCATGTTAAAATGGTGCCTCTTAACTATTATGCATAAGGTAGTAGAGGGATATAAAAAACTTGTTCttttcaatgttggggggggggggggggcgattaaaaaaaataaatgtgcccAGATATATTGTTTAAGCCTTATCTCACTGGCGGAGCACCTGAGTGAGAAGTTATATGTAGGTCCTATGTTTTATTAAATGTAGAATGCTGTCTATCACCTACAGCGCCTCTTGTCAAAGCCATAGAACACTATGTTACAGCAACATAATGCAGGAAGGTAACCCTTCTAGAGGAGTATTGAGAGTGGGCTTATAATATCAGATTAAGGCAACCTAGAGAAATGAAGAACTAGCAACTGGGAGAATCATAGTTATATGAAGTGAACTCAAGCAACGAAAACAAAAGCAAGGCAGCATGCATACTTAATCCTACAGAGCAATGTGTGTAATGACCTCAGCAAGACCTTAAACAAATACGTTTTCTAAGGTAACATAGGCAATTCACCACTCATAGAGTCTATCAAAGGTGAtggaaatttttgtttttaactggGAGAGTCATAGAAACATGAAGTGTCCTGATCTTTGCTATGTAGGGttagcaaaaaataaaatgttttgctgGTAAGAGCCCTATTTGTTCCGAAGCATGAGCAGACGTATGCTGCTATGATATGGGCTTCTACCCTAGCCTATGCCTGAGCGGGACCAGATTTTCATAGCACAGGTGCGATACCACTCCCAGCCAGTGTTTTTGCCGGTGGCGACAAGGAAAGCTTGATAAGTCCCA
The nucleotide sequence above comes from Bombina bombina isolate aBomBom1 chromosome 7, aBomBom1.pri, whole genome shotgun sequence. Encoded proteins:
- the LOC128636510 gene encoding E3 ubiquitin/ISG15 ligase TRIM25-like gives rise to the protein MASRDLSENSNCSICKNMYIDPVTLSCGHIFCNFCITKTWDGQNDEDASCPECRQQFKRKPALKRNVKVCNIAEQFRSTEPETEIGIFCTYCVDYSVPANKSCLLCEASFCDTHLRVHSKSEEHILTKPTTSWSNRKCPIHKKSFEYYCYEEAASICVICSLAEEHKGHQMELLNETSEKKKKKLRNILKNLTSKKNKNEETVLGLEDNKRCMQEKAAGITERVTDMIKDIRKQLEDLEKQVVSEINQQANRVLLLITDHIQQLEKEKEELSSKMYHIEDLCNTIDPLTVVQEDESHYSEFCGSEKGDDEGTHIDEKQVPGGGDLDEGLISATLYKGLADILTVIKIKRWFCVQEMSDLIQGVNISTDIVNEIKLNRELCMQEASCLLLDLNIASNYVTVSDDLQTASWTEIHQRRPETPERFQYAQVLSTRSFLSGKHYWEVETSKSGWWSVGMCYPSIKKKGDLSRIGNNNKSWCLCWFNKVLLRIHDSARISIPHTLSCQRIGIYLDYENGLLSFYELCDPIRHIHTFSATFTEPLHAAFWVWYGWVRIRS